In one window of Solanum pennellii chromosome 2, SPENNV200 DNA:
- the LOC107011491 gene encoding auxin response factor 3 isoform X1 codes for MMCGLIDLNTVDNDDAGEETTAPVSLDSPASSSAASGSSDLTSSTTPAVASVCMELWHACAGPLISLPKKGSAVVYLPQGHLEHLSEYPPIASNLPPHVFCRVVDVKLQADAVTDEVYAQVSLVPDNQQIEQKWKDGDIDADTEEEEIEGAGKSITPHMFCKTLTASDTSTHGGFSVPRRAAEDCFAPLDYRQQRPSQELVAKDLHGIEWKFRHIYRGQPRRHLLTTGWSAFVNKKKLVSGDAVLFLRTGDGELRLGVRRAAQAKTCSSYLAPCSKPLNVSGIVDAVNVISSRNAFNICYNPRGSSSDFIVPYHKFSKTLAHPFSAGMRFKMRVETEDAAEQRFTGLVVGVSDVDPVRWPGSKWRCLLVRWDDLDVSRHNRVSPWEIEPSGSAPVPSSLVMPSAKRTRVGFPISKADFPIPREGIAVSDFGESSRFQKVLQGQEILRMHAPYGGLDARSPRPAGTRCFPGFPSSGISRMGNSIRPLFGDTDKSHESIGFSESLRFNKVLHGQEIFTSPPYGRAQAGIQMQEKSRTGIFVGIQVPNHGNRWPAPNQDNNTPCKSINPVSASSPPSTLNFQHPSPPASKFQAMFNHKHGKHDLVNQASLDLSENCCRYLSSGSHTEDSSRKEGTQGISSFGFLKEQKQTGLSYLSLGTQSSFKGNQNLVSTCKTSCRIFGFPLTESKISATRADTPSEAVYSHGLETTFLPSGDGKLQPGPPLMTNVVGTNFTKVNDLYAARDVLLDIAL; via the exons ATGATGTGTGGACTTATTGATCTGAATACTGTGGATAACGATGATGCCGGAGAAGAAACGACGGCGCCGGTGTCATTGGATTCACCGGCGTCGTCGTCGGCGGCATCAGGAAGTTCGGATTTGACGTCGTCAACTACGCCAGCGGTGGCATCGGTGTGTATGGAGCTTTGGCATGCGTGTGCTGGACCGTTGATTTCGCTGCCGAAGAAAGGAAGCGCGGTTGTGTACCTACCTCAAGGTCACTTGGAACATTTATCTGAGTACCCGCCCATAGCCTCTAATCTCCCTCCTCATGTGTTCTGTCGCGTTGTAGATGTGAAGCTACAA GCAGATGCGGTTACTGATGAGGTCTATGCACAAGTCTCACTAGTTCCTGACAATCAG CAGATTGAGCAGAAATGGAAGGATGGAGACATTGATGCAGATACTGAAGAGGAGGAAATAGAAGGTGCTGGAAAATCAATAACACCACACATGTTCTGCAAAACTCTTACTGCATCGGATACCAGCACTCATGGTGGTTTCTCTGTCCCTCGGCGGGCAGCAGAAGATTGTTTTGCTCCCTTG GATTACAGACAACAGAGGCCCTCGCAGGAGCTGGTAGCCAAAGATCTGCATGGTATAGAGTGGAAATTTCGGCATATCTATCGGG GTCAGCCACGGCGGCATCTGCTCACTACAGGATGGAGTGCATTTGTAAACAAGAAGAAGCTTGTTTCTGGTGACGCTGTTCTTTTCTTGAG GACTGGTGATGGAGAGCTTAGGTTAGGAGTGAGACGAGCTGCCCAAGCAAAAACATGTTCTAGTTATCTGGCTCCTTGTAGCAAACCGTTGAATGTTAGTGGCATTGTAGATGCTGTTAACGTTATATCTAGCAGAAATGCCTTCAACATTTGTTACAACCCAAG GGGTAGCTCATCGGATTTCATTGTACCTTACCACAAATTCTCTAAGACTCTTGCACATCCCTTTTCAGCTGGAATGAGGTTTAAAATGCGTGTCGAAACAGAAGATGCAGCTGAGCAAAG GTTCACTGGACTTGTTGTGGGAGTTAGCGATGTAGATCCAGTTCGATGGCCAGGTTCGAAATGGAGGTGCCTATTG GTCAGATGGGATGATCTTGATGTTTCTAGACATAATAGGGTTTCACCATGGGAGATTGAGCCATCTGGTTCAGCTCCTGTGCCCAGCAGCTTGGTGATGCCTTCTGCTAAGAGGACCAGGGTTGGCTTTCCTATTTCAAAGGCAGATTTTCCAATTCCTAGAG AAGGAATTGCAGTATCAGACTTTGGGGAATCTTCTAGGTTCCAGAAGGTCTTGCAAGGtcaagaaattttgaggatgcaTGCTCCTTATGGCGGACTTGATGCTCGGAGTCCTCGTCCAGCAGGCACAAGATGCTTTCCTGGTTTTCCTAGTTCTGGGATATCTAGAATGGGAAACAGCATCAGACCCCTGTTCGGTGACACTGACAAGTCCCATGAAAGCATTGGCTTTAGTGAATCTCTTCGATTCAATAAGGTCTTGCATGGTCAAGAAATTTTTACAAGCCCTCCTTATGGGAGAGCTCAAGCTGGTATCCAAATGCAGGAGAAAAGTAGGACCGGTATTTTTGTCGGTATTCAGGTTCCAAACCATGGAAACAGGTGGCCTGCTCCAAATCAGGATAATAACACTCCTTGCAAGTCAATTAATCCTGTCTCAGCATCATCACCACCTTCTACACTCAATTTTCAGCATCCGAGCCCTCCAGCATCAAAGTTCCAGGCTATGTTCAATCATAAACATGGGAAACATGATCTTGTTAACCAGGCTTCGTTAGATCTGTCTGAGAACTGTTGTAGGTATCTCTCATCTGGTTCACATACTGAGGACAGCAGTCGGAAGGAAGGTACTCAAGGAATCAGCTCGTTTGGTTTCTTAAAGGAGCAAAAGCAAACAGGACTTTCATATCTTTCTCTTGGGACACAGTCGTCATTCAAAGGCAATCAAAACTTAGTTTCCACTTGTAAAACTAGTTGCAGGATCTTCGGGTTCCCCTTGACCGAGAGTAAAATAAGTGCAACTAGAGCGGATACTCCCTCTGAAGCTGTATACTCACATGGTCTAGAAACTACATTTCTCCCTTCCGGTGATGGAAAGTTGCAGCCGGGGCCACCATTGATGACTAACGTTGTGGGAACAAATTTTACCAAAGTAAATGACCTCTATGCAGCAAGAGATGTGCTTCTTGATATTGCTCTGTAG
- the LOC107011491 gene encoding auxin response factor 3 isoform X2 encodes MMCGLIDLNTVDNDDAGEETTAPVSLDSPASSSAASGSSDLTSSTTPAVASVCMELWHACAGPLISLPKKGSAVVYLPQGHLEHLSEYPPIASNLPPHVFCRVVDVKLQADAVTDEVYAQVSLVPDNQIEQKWKDGDIDADTEEEEIEGAGKSITPHMFCKTLTASDTSTHGGFSVPRRAAEDCFAPLDYRQQRPSQELVAKDLHGIEWKFRHIYRGQPRRHLLTTGWSAFVNKKKLVSGDAVLFLRTGDGELRLGVRRAAQAKTCSSYLAPCSKPLNVSGIVDAVNVISSRNAFNICYNPRGSSSDFIVPYHKFSKTLAHPFSAGMRFKMRVETEDAAEQRFTGLVVGVSDVDPVRWPGSKWRCLLVRWDDLDVSRHNRVSPWEIEPSGSAPVPSSLVMPSAKRTRVGFPISKADFPIPREGIAVSDFGESSRFQKVLQGQEILRMHAPYGGLDARSPRPAGTRCFPGFPSSGISRMGNSIRPLFGDTDKSHESIGFSESLRFNKVLHGQEIFTSPPYGRAQAGIQMQEKSRTGIFVGIQVPNHGNRWPAPNQDNNTPCKSINPVSASSPPSTLNFQHPSPPASKFQAMFNHKHGKHDLVNQASLDLSENCCRYLSSGSHTEDSSRKEGTQGISSFGFLKEQKQTGLSYLSLGTQSSFKGNQNLVSTCKTSCRIFGFPLTESKISATRADTPSEAVYSHGLETTFLPSGDGKLQPGPPLMTNVVGTNFTKVNDLYAARDVLLDIAL; translated from the exons ATGATGTGTGGACTTATTGATCTGAATACTGTGGATAACGATGATGCCGGAGAAGAAACGACGGCGCCGGTGTCATTGGATTCACCGGCGTCGTCGTCGGCGGCATCAGGAAGTTCGGATTTGACGTCGTCAACTACGCCAGCGGTGGCATCGGTGTGTATGGAGCTTTGGCATGCGTGTGCTGGACCGTTGATTTCGCTGCCGAAGAAAGGAAGCGCGGTTGTGTACCTACCTCAAGGTCACTTGGAACATTTATCTGAGTACCCGCCCATAGCCTCTAATCTCCCTCCTCATGTGTTCTGTCGCGTTGTAGATGTGAAGCTACAA GCAGATGCGGTTACTGATGAGGTCTATGCACAAGTCTCACTAGTTCCTGACAATCAG ATTGAGCAGAAATGGAAGGATGGAGACATTGATGCAGATACTGAAGAGGAGGAAATAGAAGGTGCTGGAAAATCAATAACACCACACATGTTCTGCAAAACTCTTACTGCATCGGATACCAGCACTCATGGTGGTTTCTCTGTCCCTCGGCGGGCAGCAGAAGATTGTTTTGCTCCCTTG GATTACAGACAACAGAGGCCCTCGCAGGAGCTGGTAGCCAAAGATCTGCATGGTATAGAGTGGAAATTTCGGCATATCTATCGGG GTCAGCCACGGCGGCATCTGCTCACTACAGGATGGAGTGCATTTGTAAACAAGAAGAAGCTTGTTTCTGGTGACGCTGTTCTTTTCTTGAG GACTGGTGATGGAGAGCTTAGGTTAGGAGTGAGACGAGCTGCCCAAGCAAAAACATGTTCTAGTTATCTGGCTCCTTGTAGCAAACCGTTGAATGTTAGTGGCATTGTAGATGCTGTTAACGTTATATCTAGCAGAAATGCCTTCAACATTTGTTACAACCCAAG GGGTAGCTCATCGGATTTCATTGTACCTTACCACAAATTCTCTAAGACTCTTGCACATCCCTTTTCAGCTGGAATGAGGTTTAAAATGCGTGTCGAAACAGAAGATGCAGCTGAGCAAAG GTTCACTGGACTTGTTGTGGGAGTTAGCGATGTAGATCCAGTTCGATGGCCAGGTTCGAAATGGAGGTGCCTATTG GTCAGATGGGATGATCTTGATGTTTCTAGACATAATAGGGTTTCACCATGGGAGATTGAGCCATCTGGTTCAGCTCCTGTGCCCAGCAGCTTGGTGATGCCTTCTGCTAAGAGGACCAGGGTTGGCTTTCCTATTTCAAAGGCAGATTTTCCAATTCCTAGAG AAGGAATTGCAGTATCAGACTTTGGGGAATCTTCTAGGTTCCAGAAGGTCTTGCAAGGtcaagaaattttgaggatgcaTGCTCCTTATGGCGGACTTGATGCTCGGAGTCCTCGTCCAGCAGGCACAAGATGCTTTCCTGGTTTTCCTAGTTCTGGGATATCTAGAATGGGAAACAGCATCAGACCCCTGTTCGGTGACACTGACAAGTCCCATGAAAGCATTGGCTTTAGTGAATCTCTTCGATTCAATAAGGTCTTGCATGGTCAAGAAATTTTTACAAGCCCTCCTTATGGGAGAGCTCAAGCTGGTATCCAAATGCAGGAGAAAAGTAGGACCGGTATTTTTGTCGGTATTCAGGTTCCAAACCATGGAAACAGGTGGCCTGCTCCAAATCAGGATAATAACACTCCTTGCAAGTCAATTAATCCTGTCTCAGCATCATCACCACCTTCTACACTCAATTTTCAGCATCCGAGCCCTCCAGCATCAAAGTTCCAGGCTATGTTCAATCATAAACATGGGAAACATGATCTTGTTAACCAGGCTTCGTTAGATCTGTCTGAGAACTGTTGTAGGTATCTCTCATCTGGTTCACATACTGAGGACAGCAGTCGGAAGGAAGGTACTCAAGGAATCAGCTCGTTTGGTTTCTTAAAGGAGCAAAAGCAAACAGGACTTTCATATCTTTCTCTTGGGACACAGTCGTCATTCAAAGGCAATCAAAACTTAGTTTCCACTTGTAAAACTAGTTGCAGGATCTTCGGGTTCCCCTTGACCGAGAGTAAAATAAGTGCAACTAGAGCGGATACTCCCTCTGAAGCTGTATACTCACATGGTCTAGAAACTACATTTCTCCCTTCCGGTGATGGAAAGTTGCAGCCGGGGCCACCATTGATGACTAACGTTGTGGGAACAAATTTTACCAAAGTAAATGACCTCTATGCAGCAAGAGATGTGCTTCTTGATATTGCTCTGTAG